AAGAAATATGGTCTGGACAAGGAAGGAACAAAAAAAGCATTACTCAAGTTTTTGAAATGAACCCTCGCTTTGACTTAATTTCTATAGGAGATACCACCTTAGACGTATTCTTGGAACTGGAGCAGGAGGTGAAGGTGGTGCGCGAAAAGAATGGAACAAAGTATCTTGGTTTAGCGTATGCAGAAAAGATTCCCGTAAAAAAGCTCACCAATGTGCTTGCAGTGGGGAATTCAGCCAACGTTGCGGTGGGAGGTTCTCGTCTTGGTCTAAAAACTGCCCTGTATACAGTATTGGGGAATGACGAAATTGGAGAAGAAATGGCAAAGGTGCTTAAAAAAGAAGGAGTTTTTAAAGACTACATTGTTTTTGATAAAAAGAAAAAGAGCAACTTTTCTGCGGTTTTAAACTACAAAGCAGAGCGGACTATTTTGGTATATCATGAACACCGAAACTACAATCTTCCCAACCTGGGTTCTACAAAGTGGTTGTACTATAGTTCTTTAGCTGAGGGCCATAGCAAACTTCATTCTCAGATTCCACAATATATAAAGAAGAGTAAGGCAAAGCTGGGATTCAACCCGGGTTCCCATCAGCTCAATGAAGGATTGCGGAAACTACGCCCCATTCTTAAGGCGTGCACGGTATTGTTTGTGAACCGAGAGGAAGCACAGACACTGGTAGGAAGAGAGAAGAATATTAAGAAGTTAATGGAGAAACTCCACAAAGAAGGGCCCAAGATAGTTGTTATCACAGAGGGTCCCAAGGGTTCCTATGCCTCTGATGGAAAGAATTTGTACCATCTTAAGATTTTCCCTGCACCCTTGGTAGAACGCACAGGGGCTGGAGATAGTTTTTCCACTGGCTTTCTTTCAGCTTTAGCTTACGGGAAAAAGATTCCAGATGCCATGCGCTGGGGCACGGTGAACTCAGCTTCTGTGATTCAAAAGATAGGGGCCAGGGAAGGCCTTTTGCACAAGAATGAGATGCAGAAGATTCTTAAGCGGCACCCTGGGTTTAGGCCAAAAAAACTCTCATGAAGTATCGTGTGTTTGCGGCAGAAGAAGTGCCCGAGGTAGCCCTCAGACTTTTGAGGAAACAAGGGTACAGTGTTCAGGTTGGAGGAAATCTAAAAAGGAAAGCTAAGGGAGTAGAGGCCGTGCTCTGTCTCTTGACCGATAATGTTAACGGAAAGCTTATGGATGCCATAGGACCTCAACTTAAGGTTATCTCAAACTGTGCAGTAGGGTTAGATAATATTAATCTCAAGGCCGCAAAAAAAAGGGGGATTGTGGTAACCAATACTCCAGACGTACTGACTGTGGCAGTGGCAGAACACACCATAGCCCTGCTGTTTTCAAGGGCCCGCCGTGTGGCAGAGGCCGACAGGTTCATGCGCCAAGGAAAATTCAAGGGCTGGGAACCCTTACTCTTTTTGGGCTCTGAAATCTCGCAAAAGACCTTAGGGATTGTGGGCCTGGGAAGGATTGGCGTAGAAGTGGCAAAAAGAATGCATGATGGTTTTGGCTTAAAGATTTTGTACTATGACGTAAAGAGAAACCAGAAACTGGAGAAGGAATTCGGTCTCCAGTATAGGGGTTTGCAGAAGCTTTTGCGGGAATCGGACTTTGTGAGTTTGCACGTGCCCATGCTTTCTTCCACCCGTCATCTGATAGGAAAGAAGGAGTTAGAAGCAATGAAGAAAACCGCCTATCTTATTAACACCGCACGAGGGCCAGTGGTAGACGAGAAGGCTTTGGTGCTTGCCCTAAAAACAAACAGGATTAGGGGAGCTGCCTTGGATGTGTTTGAAAACGAGCCAAAGCTTGCCCCGGGATTGATAAAACTCAAGAACGTGGTGCTGACCCCGCACATTGCCTCTGCCACAGAAGAAACAAGGGATGCCATGGCAGAGCTTGCTGCAAAGAATATTATCATGGTGTTAGAAAACCTATGATTAAGGAAGCGATTGAGAACTTTGCCAGCCAGTTTGCATATAATCCTGTCATTGAAAACCAAAAGAACTGGCAGAAGTTTGAAAAGTTTTTGCTGGTGGGCATGGGAGGCTCTCATCTACAGGGTGGCATTATGCGCATGCTAAAACCCTCTTTGGATTTTATGATTCACCAGGACTACGGCTTGCCGCCTTACGCCAGCAAGGATCGTCTGGTTATCGTTTCCTCATATTCTGGTAATACAGAAGAAACAGTTAGTGCATTCAAGGAAGCTGTAGAAAAGGGATTCCCTTTGGCTGTGAGTTCTGTGGGAGGAAAGCTCATTGAGTTGGCAAAAGAACATCAGGTACCATATGTGCAGATCCCGGATACAGGCATTCAGCCGCGCTCTGCCATTGGGTATACCCTAAGAGCGCTGCTCAAACTCACAGGGGAAGAAGAGTTGCTGCGGGAGTCCTCAGAGCTTGCGGCCCGTTTGCGCCCCAAGGAGTTTGAGGATGCAGGAAAAGCGTTGGCCAAGCGTCTTTTTGGAAAGATTCCTGTGGTATACAGCTCAAGACGCAACCAGCCTATTGCGTACAACTGGAAGATTAAGTTTAACGAATCAGCAAAGATTCCCGCCTTTTACAACGTCTTCCCAGAGCTCAACCACAACGAGATGGCAGGGTTTTCCGCCAAAGGCGGACCCGCCTCATTTAATCATCTCTTTTGTGTTATCCTTCTCAAAGACACAAAAGACCACCCAAGAATTCAAAAGAGAATGGAGGTGACAGAACAGCTATACCGCGAGCGCGGAGTTCAGGTGGAAACAAAAGAATTGGAAGGGAAGAGCTTGCCAGAGCGCATCTTCTCTTCCTTGCTGTTGGCAGACTGGACTGCTTGGTATACAGCAAAAGAGTACAGAACTGAGCCAGAGGAAGTTGTCATGATAGAGGAATTCAAAAAACAGATTGCAAAGTAAACTGGGGAAAACCCTCTTTGCAACTTTTCTTGTAAATCGTACAATTATATAATATGAACCAAGAGCTTCATTCTTTTGTAAAGGAATCCTTAGGGAGTAAGCAGAACAGGGCCGCAATAAAGGAAGCCCTGCTTTCAGCTGGGTGGCAAGAGCAAGAGATTACAAAAGCCTTAAACTCCTTTGCCGAGGTTGATTTTCCCATACCTGTCCCCAAAAAGAAGCCATATCTTGCAGCCAGGGAAGCGTTTCTTTACTTGGTTTCTTTTATTACTTTATATATTTCAGCTTTTAGCTTTGGTGCGCTCGTTTTTTCCTTTATCGACATCTGGTTTCCAGACCCGCTCCGCTTTGGGGGAGGTGTTCCAAGAACCGCAATTGCTTCTTTGATTGTTGCCTTCCCTATTTTCCTGGTTATTACCCGTGCATTGCACAAAGGCGCAGCCAAAGACCCGGAGCGAAAGGAGTCTAAGGTAAAGAAATGGCTGACCTACCTTACTTTAGTGATTGCAGCAGGGGTGCTTATCGGAGACCTTATCACCGTGCTTTCCAGTTTGTTGGGAGGAGAGCTTAGCATGCGATTTTTCCTCAAGGCTCTCACTGTCTTTATTGTTGCAGGGAGTATCTTTGGATATTATCTTTCTGATCTCCAGAAAGAAGAAAAAGAATCATGAAACAGCTCTTCTCTTCTAAAGTGTTTGTTCGAATAGTCATTGGTGTTGTGGTTTTGGCAGTGGGGTATGGCATTCTCCTTGCAGGTTCACCTCTAAAGCAGCGTGCCTTGCAGTTTGACCAAAGACGAATTTCAGACCTGCAGAATATTTCCTCTGCTATAGATATGTATTGGCGAAACAATGAAAAGCTTCCTTTGACCTTTGACGATTTGAAGAATCAGTATTCCTATATCCGTTCTGTAGTAGATCCTGTTACTCAAGAATCCTATGAATACAATATACGTTCTGAGACGGAGTACGAACTTTGTGCGGTGTTTGAGATGGATTCTTTAGATTATGGTGTAGGAATAGCCAGAAAACCTTTTCAAGAGCCTTGGACGCATGGAATAGGGAAGACATGCTTTGAGAGAGAAGTTCAAGACGCAAGAGGTCGCGCGTTAGAACCAGCATTTCCTTAACGAAATTAAGTTTTTATGGAACAAATCTTAGCAAATCCGTTTTTTCTTATTGCAGTAGCCCTGTGGACTCTTCCTTGGAAAGGAGTTGCCTTATGGAGAGCGGCAAAAAGAGGAGAGAAGAAATGGTTCGTAGCACTCTTGGTTTTCAACACCCTTGCAGTTCTTGAAATCATCTATATTCTCTTTTTCAGCAAAAGGCCAAACAATCTTAAGTGAAACGCAAACAAAGGTGTGGTATACTGCAAAGGAGATTATTACTAACCAAGTTTCCTTAATTTCATTAAGGAACTATGCACATCATGTATAGTCTAACAAAATATGTTGTAGCAGGAGTCATTCTTTCTCTTGCATTGCAGGGAGGCGCTGCCCTAGCTCAAGAGACCAACGAGGCAGAGCTTGAGGCAATAGAGCTTGCAGAATCAGTCACGTTGGCAGATTTGGAGATTGAGGATCCAGGTCTTTTGCCCACATCTCCTTTCTACTTTTTTAAGGAATGGGGAAGAGGTATTCAGAGCTTCTTTACCTTTAACTCCATTGCAAAGGCGGAGCTTGAAGCCCGTTTTACCAACGAAAAAGCAGCGGAATTAAAAGTAGTGCAAGAGCAGCGCCCGGATGACGAGCAAGCAATTACCCGTGCCCTTTCAAATTTTGAGCGTTCCCAAGAACGCCTTAAGGAGCGTTTGGAGCGTGTGCAGGAAACCTCAGAGAATCCCAACGTGGAGCGCTTACTCAACAGGATTGTAGAAAAGAGTATTGTCCACACAAAGCTGTTGGAGGAGATAGGGGCGAAAGATAGCGGCTTTCAAGTTACAGTAGCAGCAGCGATAGAACGCATAAATGAGAAGGCTGCGGGAGCTTTGGGAGAATTGGCAGAGCTTGATACTCCAGAAAAGTTTGCGGAGCGTATAAAGTTTGCCTTGGAAAACTCGCCGGGATCTGCGTTTAAGCATATCCGTTCCGTTGAGTTTATCGACAAAATTGAAGAATATCTCCCAGATGAGGTGAAGACGCGCTTGCAAAGAGTGCGTGAGGAGTTCAAGGATCGCGTGAGAGAAAGAATTGAGCTTGAAGGAGAAGATGGAGAAAAGCTGCGTGCCATCTTTGAACGCATTCCCGGAGATGACAGCAGGAGAGCTGTGGTGTTAGAGGAGATTCGCCTGAAGCTTTCTGACCGGGCAGCCAGCGCGTTAGAAGGGGTTCAGAGCTTCATTGAGAGAAAGATTTCTAGTGCAGTAGACTACAAGGAGAGGACAGCAGAACAAATACACCGTGCAGGGTTAGTTCTTGCTCGGGCGCAAGAAAAAATGAGGGAGGCAGACACGGTGCGCCAGGCAGCGAGAGATTTACTTTCGCAGGCAGAGCGCCATCTTGTTTCAGCAAAAGAGGCGTTTGAACAGGAACAGTACGGCGAAGCATTTGGGCAGGCAAGAGCAGCCGAGGTTGCAGCGCGCAATGCTTTGCAAGCTCTTGAGGGGGGCGTGGATTCACCTTCCGTTCTTGAACTCCAGCGGGTGCAAGACAGATTGCAAGACCGTGTGCGACTCCTAGAACCTACTACGCCAAGACCAAGCGATTTGAGCGATACTGCTTTGTGTACGCTGGAGTTTAAGCCCGTATGCGGTGTAGATGGCAAAACTTACTCTAATCGCTGTATTGCAGAAAAACAAAATGAGGTATCTGTTGTACATGAAGGAAGATGCCAAGGGGAGAGCGCACTTCAGCCGAGTGACATTCTCCAAAAGCTTACTCCAACTTTAAGTGAAACGTTCCAACAGTTTCTTCCCGTTCTTGGAGAACCGAAAGATGAGTCTTCTTCAGGAACCACGCTGCAAGCAGAACAAGTACAGGTGGTAAGAACGATAGAGGCAGATGATAATGGGTTTTACCCATCTTCTGAAGTCAGGGTAAAGAAAGGAGCAGAGGTGAAGCTGACCTTTACTGTACGTACTACTAATGTATATTTTGGAGGTTTGGATTTTCGAAGTTCGAAATTCAAAACAGCATCGGTAAAACCCGGGCAATCAACCACTGTAGAATTTGTTGCAGATGAATCCTTTGAATTCACCTCTTGGTGGCCAGCCTCAGAACGTTTGAAGGCCCGGGGCAACGTGGTGGTGGAATAGGATGAATGAAAACTTGGCAGCGCGAAAGAAAAGGTCAGTTCAGGTTGTACAAAAGCTCAAGAAACTATTTCCCAACGCCAGGATTGTCTTAAAATACAAAAACAACTGGGAGCTTTTGGTTGCGGTTATCCTTTCTGCTCAATGCACCGACAAGAAAGTAAATGAGGTTACACAGAAGATTTTTAAGAAATACAAGAATCTGGGTGATTATATACAGGCAGACCAAAAAGAGTTTGAGCAGGATATTAAGCCAACAGGATTTTTTCGCAACAAGGCAAAGAATATCTTGGCTGCAGCTAAGATGATAAAAGGGAAGTTTGGGGGAAAAGTTCCAAGAACTATGCAAGAAATGCT
The Patescibacteria group bacterium DNA segment above includes these coding regions:
- the nth gene encoding endonuclease III, with amino-acid sequence MNENLAARKKRSVQVVQKLKKLFPNARIVLKYKNNWELLVAVILSAQCTDKKVNEVTQKIFKKYKNLGDYIQADQKEFEQDIKPTGFFRNKAKNILAAAKMIKGKFGGKVPRTMQEMLKLPGVARKTANVVLGNAYGIVEGIAVDTHVRRLSLKFRLSNHADPNKIEQDLMKLVPKKDWFFLTYGLIEYGRHICPRRKHECKDHPLTKIYQKAATIWP
- a CDS encoding bifunctional phosphoglucose/phosphomannose isomerase, whose amino-acid sequence is MIKEAIENFASQFAYNPVIENQKNWQKFEKFLLVGMGGSHLQGGIMRMLKPSLDFMIHQDYGLPPYASKDRLVIVSSYSGNTEETVSAFKEAVEKGFPLAVSSVGGKLIELAKEHQVPYVQIPDTGIQPRSAIGYTLRALLKLTGEEELLRESSELAARLRPKEFEDAGKALAKRLFGKIPVVYSSRRNQPIAYNWKIKFNESAKIPAFYNVFPELNHNEMAGFSAKGGPASFNHLFCVILLKDTKDHPRIQKRMEVTEQLYRERGVQVETKELEGKSLPERIFSSLLLADWTAWYTAKEYRTEPEEVVMIEEFKKQIAK
- a CDS encoding carbohydrate kinase family protein; protein product: MEEIWSGQGRNKKSITQVFEMNPRFDLISIGDTTLDVFLELEQEVKVVREKNGTKYLGLAYAEKIPVKKLTNVLAVGNSANVAVGGSRLGLKTALYTVLGNDEIGEEMAKVLKKEGVFKDYIVFDKKKKSNFSAVLNYKAERTILVYHEHRNYNLPNLGSTKWLYYSSLAEGHSKLHSQIPQYIKKSKAKLGFNPGSHQLNEGLRKLRPILKACTVLFVNREEAQTLVGREKNIKKLMEKLHKEGPKIVVITEGPKGSYASDGKNLYHLKIFPAPLVERTGAGDSFSTGFLSALAYGKKIPDAMRWGTVNSASVIQKIGAREGLLHKNEMQKILKRHPGFRPKKLS
- a CDS encoding D-glycerate dehydrogenase — its product is MKYRVFAAEEVPEVALRLLRKQGYSVQVGGNLKRKAKGVEAVLCLLTDNVNGKLMDAIGPQLKVISNCAVGLDNINLKAAKKRGIVVTNTPDVLTVAVAEHTIALLFSRARRVAEADRFMRQGKFKGWEPLLFLGSEISQKTLGIVGLGRIGVEVAKRMHDGFGLKILYYDVKRNQKLEKEFGLQYRGLQKLLRESDFVSLHVPMLSSTRHLIGKKELEAMKKTAYLINTARGPVVDEKALVLALKTNRIRGAALDVFENEPKLAPGLIKLKNVVLTPHIASATEETRDAMAELAAKNIIMVLENL